The SAR202 cluster bacterium genomic interval TAAGGAACAGCGCCCCCAGCATTCGCCAGTACGTGGAGCCCAGAAACTCTGACAAGTTATACCCGAGCCTTATCGCCCGATCGCCCTGGCGAATTCCTGTCACATAATATTAACGGGCATGTGCCGACGAGAAGCAAGATATGCCCGTTTCGCCGGCCGAACGGAACATGTTACTTGTTACGGTACTGCATGAGCTCGATGCGAACATCTTCAGGCGCCATTATGAACGCGATGCGCGGCCCATTGTTGGGTACATCTATCGGCCCTTCCATCACCTTTGCTCCAAGGCCAATCAGCCGCTTGATCTCGGCGTCCATATCATCCACCTTGATGCCGAAGTGCTCGATGCCGTAGTGAGCGCTGGCGTCGCCGCCGCCCATCTTTTCATTGGTGCGCGAGCCGGAGATGTTTATAATCGTACCGTTAACGGTCTCGCAGCGAATGAAACGGTCGCCCCACATTCGGGTAGCGTCGCTCAGGATTTTGAAGTTGAACGCCTTCACGTACCACTCGGCAGTCTTGCCCGGGTCCGTGGACTTGATGTGCACATGATCGAACTCGTACGCCATTGCGGGATTCCCCCCCCCCCTTGTTATCGACGTTGACAGTCCGAAACAAAGCCTATGGTAAAGCTCTGGGGCTGTCAAGGGAGTAGTACAGCGCCGGTTTCATCCCTTTACAGGCCATCCGAACCCGCGGACAATCTCTCTGAGCTCGTCCATTTCTGCCTTATTCAGCGGCTTGGAAGGGGGACGTGAGGAGCCTATCGGGTTTCCGAGAATCGCCAGGATGCCCTTCATGGTCCTGCCCTGCCCGCCGGACCGCACGGTGATTTTGCTGCCGAATTCGCGCAGCGGCCCCTGCACCTTCCGGTACAGCGCTTCGGCCTCGTCATACTTCTTCTGCTGCATAAGATCGTAGACCTTCAGATCGTGAGCAGGATAGGCCTCTACCGTTGTCTGGACAAAGCCATGCCCGCCGAGCCTGTGGCACCTCACCGGGTCCACCGTGTTGTCTACTACGTTGAAGCGGCCAACGAATTTGGCTATGTCTTCATACCGCTGCCCATCATGCGGGCTCCACTTGATCGCGACGACGTTCTTCAAGTCCGCCATCTTGAGGAATGTGTCCGTGTCAATACGCCCGCCTGACATCCAGTGAGTGTGGTAGACCATGATGCCGATGTCTATCGCATCCGCAAGGTCGCTGAAGTAGTCCAGGATGTCGCCCTGGCTGGGCATATTGAAGATGGGCGGGCACACCTGCAGCGCGACAGCCCCCATGTCCTGCGCGCGCCGCGCATCCTCGATCGTACGCTTGGTATCCTTGTAGTGCAGGCCGCACATGACCGTGGCTTTGCCCCCGGTGGCCTGCACCACCGTTCTCAGGAGATACGGCCACTCGTCGTCCCGGAGCATAGGCCCCTCTCCCGCTGCCGCGGCCACCTTGATTACTCCGCGCCCCTTGACGATCCCGCTCTCGACCCACCACTGGGCGAGGTCGTGCATCTTGCCGTAATCGACCTCGTAGTCTTCGTCGAACGGCGTCGCGACGGGCGCAACGGGACCGACGATTTGCTTCCTCAACTCAGCGCGGTCCATGTCTCCTCCTCGTTCGTGCGGGATT includes:
- a CDS encoding VOC family protein, with product MAYEFDHVHIKSTDPGKTAEWYVKAFNFKILSDATRMWGDRFIRCETVNGTIINISGSRTNEKMGGGDASAHYGIEHFGIKVDDMDAEIKRLIGLGAKVMEGPIDVPNNGPRIAFIMAPEDVRIELMQYRNK
- a CDS encoding dihydrodipicolinate synthase family protein, with the translated sequence MDRAELRKQIVGPVAPVATPFDEDYEVDYGKMHDLAQWWVESGIVKGRGVIKVAAAAGEGPMLRDDEWPYLLRTVVQATGGKATVMCGLHYKDTKRTIEDARRAQDMGAVALQVCPPIFNMPSQGDILDYFSDLADAIDIGIMVYHTHWMSGGRIDTDTFLKMADLKNVVAIKWSPHDGQRYEDIAKFVGRFNVVDNTVDPVRCHRLGGHGFVQTTVEAYPAHDLKVYDLMQQKKYDEAEALYRKVQGPLREFGSKITVRSGGQGRTMKGILAILGNPIGSSRPPSKPLNKAEMDELREIVRGFGWPVKG